The proteins below come from a single Arthrobacter crystallopoietes genomic window:
- the ruvC gene encoding crossover junction endodeoxyribonuclease RuvC, which produces MTLRVLGVDPGLTRCGFGVVDIEPNRRATLIGVTVVGTRADVALEQRLLAISDSIDEWLDRYTPDVLAVERVFSQLNVSTVMGTAQASGVVIAAAARRGITVALHTPTEVKAAVTGNGQADKIAVTKMVTRILRLDRPPTPADAADALALAITHAWRGSAAPVAGSRGQSGSGQTAAQRLWAEAEAKARRKIR; this is translated from the coding sequence GTGACGTTGCGGGTGCTGGGAGTAGACCCGGGTCTGACCAGGTGCGGTTTCGGCGTGGTTGACATTGAGCCCAACCGACGGGCGACCCTGATCGGCGTCACAGTGGTAGGCACCCGGGCCGATGTAGCCCTGGAGCAGAGGCTCCTCGCCATTTCCGACTCGATCGATGAGTGGCTCGATAGATATACGCCGGACGTACTGGCAGTGGAGCGGGTATTCAGCCAGCTCAATGTCAGTACCGTCATGGGCACAGCCCAAGCGTCCGGCGTCGTTATTGCCGCCGCCGCGCGTCGCGGAATCACCGTCGCCCTGCACACTCCTACGGAGGTAAAGGCCGCGGTAACCGGGAACGGCCAGGCCGACAAGATCGCGGTGACCAAAATGGTCACGAGGATTTTACGGCTGGACAGGCCGCCGACGCCGGCCGATGCGGCCGATGCCCTGGCCCTGGCCATCACCCATGCGTGGCGTGGAAGCGCGGCGCCGGTGGCGGGGTCGAGGGGCCAGTCCGGCTCCGGGCAGACTGCCGCGCAGCGATTGTGGGCAGAAGCCGAGGCGAAGGCGCGGCGCAAGATCCGCTGA
- a CDS encoding YebC/PmpR family DNA-binding transcriptional regulator: MSGHSKWATTKHKKAVIDARRAKSFAKLIKNIEVAARAGGADMAGNPGLELAVQKAKKTSVPNDNIDRAIKRGAGLTGEVIDYTEIIYEARGPQGSAVLIECLTDNKNRAASEVRLAITRNGGTIADPGSVAYMFARKGVVALPKNDLTEDDVLMAVLDAGAEEVKESGDNFEIHSDPTDLRAVVAGLEEAGIEYETDEVEFVPSMEVELEADAARKFMKLVDALEDLDDVQNVYSNADISEEVMATLESEDA; encoded by the coding sequence ATGTCGGGACACTCTAAATGGGCGACCACCAAGCATAAGAAAGCGGTCATCGACGCCCGCCGTGCGAAATCCTTCGCGAAGCTGATCAAGAACATTGAGGTTGCCGCCCGCGCTGGCGGAGCCGATATGGCAGGCAACCCTGGCTTGGAACTGGCCGTGCAGAAGGCCAAGAAGACGTCCGTGCCGAACGACAATATTGACCGGGCAATCAAGCGTGGTGCCGGCCTGACCGGTGAAGTAATCGACTACACCGAAATCATCTATGAAGCGCGGGGTCCGCAGGGATCTGCAGTGCTCATCGAGTGCCTGACCGACAACAAGAACCGCGCCGCCTCGGAGGTGCGCCTGGCCATCACGCGCAACGGCGGAACCATTGCCGATCCGGGATCGGTGGCGTATATGTTCGCACGCAAGGGTGTTGTCGCTCTGCCCAAGAACGATCTGACCGAGGACGACGTCCTGATGGCGGTGCTGGACGCAGGCGCCGAAGAAGTCAAGGAATCCGGCGACAACTTCGAAATCCACTCCGATCCGACCGACTTGCGTGCCGTCGTCGCCGGTCTGGAGGAGGCCGGCATCGAATACGAGACCGACGAGGTCGAGTTTGTGCCGTCAATGGAGGTCGAGCTGGAAGCGGATGCGGCGCGCAAATTCATGAAACTTGTCGATGCTCTCGAAGACCTCGACGACGTACAGAACGTCTATTCAAACGCTGACATCTCCGAAGAGGTCATGGCAACGCTGGAATCCGAAGACGCGTAG
- the pdxT gene encoding pyridoxal 5'-phosphate synthase glutaminase subunit PdxT: MVNIGVLALQGDVREHIAALEHSGASAVPVRRPAELDAVDGLVIPGGESTTIDKLTRIFELAVPLQKRIADGMPVYGSCAGMIMLADEIADPSTDLKGNPQQTLGGLDITVRRNAFGRQRESFETDLRFSGLEFSATGPGTEPAPVHAVFIRAPWVERVGEGVEILAQVEPQEASHTDTLHGTARIVAVRSRHLLATSFHPEVTGERRIHELFIRIVRGEA, encoded by the coding sequence TTGGTCAACATTGGTGTACTTGCCCTGCAGGGAGATGTCCGCGAACACATCGCGGCTCTGGAACATAGCGGCGCGTCCGCGGTCCCGGTCCGCCGCCCCGCCGAACTCGATGCGGTGGACGGTCTGGTGATCCCCGGCGGTGAATCCACGACCATTGACAAACTCACACGCATCTTCGAACTCGCCGTCCCGTTGCAGAAGCGGATTGCCGACGGCATGCCGGTATACGGATCGTGCGCCGGAATGATCATGCTTGCCGATGAGATTGCCGATCCCTCCACAGATCTGAAGGGCAATCCCCAGCAAACCCTCGGCGGGCTGGATATTACGGTGCGGCGGAACGCCTTCGGCCGCCAGCGCGAGTCCTTCGAAACGGATTTGCGCTTCAGCGGACTCGAATTCAGTGCCACCGGGCCCGGCACCGAGCCCGCGCCGGTCCATGCCGTGTTCATCCGCGCGCCCTGGGTGGAACGGGTGGGCGAAGGCGTGGAGATTCTGGCTCAGGTTGAGCCGCAGGAAGCCTCCCATACGGACACATTGCACGGGACGGCTAGAATTGTCGCAGTGCGTTCGCGGCATTTGCTGGCGACATCCTTTCACCCGGAGGTTACGGGGGAGCGCCGCATCCACGAACTTTTTATCCGAATCGTTAGAGGAGAAGCGTAA